The following proteins are encoded in a genomic region of Nicotiana sylvestris chromosome 4, ASM39365v2, whole genome shotgun sequence:
- the LOC138890046 gene encoding uncharacterized protein encodes MKSVTRSSFNKPGNFNFFTEKSPFKENSIQITIRWNKPPANITKLNIDGAFYKATLEVGLGEVFRNKDSDWIFGYYKSTYASSVMHCELMALHKGLKFARHLGLCNIEVETDSTDTILSLNEYNHNYSNLILECRLLMHQLKHPILKHNFREGNIIATCWQRKHEEFQNG; translated from the coding sequence ATGAAGTCTGTCACACGCTCATCCTTCAACAAGCCTGGGAATTTCAATTTCTTCACAGAAAAAAGTCCCTTCAAAGAGAATAGTATTCAAATTACAATCAGATGGAATAAACCTCCGGCAAATATAACCAAACTCAACATTGATGGAGCCTTCTACAAGGCTACTCTGGAAGTTGGACTAGGTGAAGTTTTCAGGAACAAGGACAGCGACTGGATCTTTGGTTACTACAAATCAACTTATGCATCTTCAGTCATGCATTGTGAACTAATGGCTCTACATAAAGGACTAAAATTTGCAAGACATCTTGGTCTTTGTAACATCGAAGTTGAGACTGACTCAACGGATACAATATTATCTCTTAATGAATATAACCATAACTATTCGAATCTAATTTTGGAATGTAGGTTGTTAATGCACCAGTTGAAACACCCAATCCTGAAGCATAACTTCAGGGAAGGAAACATAATAGCCACCTGTTGGCAAAGGAAGCATGAAGAATTTCAAAATGGCTAG